The Granulicella sp. 5B5 nucleotide sequence CTCATGGCACACCAGTCCATCGCCTTCGACAACCACCTTGAACAGCAGCGCATCGTTATCGCAGTCGGTCGCCGCCTCAACAACACGCAGCCGATTGCCACTCGTCTCGCCCTTCATCCACAGCTTGCCGCGCGTGCGGCTCCAGAACGTCACGAAACCAGTCTCTGTCGTCTTTTGATAACTCTCTTCGTTCAAAAAACCGAGCATCAACACCTGTCCGCTCGCGGCATCCTGCACGATCCCCGCCACCAGCCCATTGTCCTTCGCAAAATCGATCTTCGGCACTTCCATATCTCTCCTGTCTTTCCTTGGCGTCCCCTTAGCGTCCTTCGCGGCCTTGGCGTTTTCTGTTGTCACACAGCAAAAAGCCCGCTCGCGGTAGTCGCGTCAGCGGGCTTGTCTTTGGAATCCTGTCTGGGCGTTTCTCTCTTGCTTACTTCGCCCCACCGGACACAGCCGCCAACCCGCAATGCACGTGGTGATGGTGGTGCCCATGATGGTGGCGCAGAGTGCTCATTGCCTTTAACGCTAAGCTGCCCGCTCCTGAAAGTCAAACCTGATCCGCACGGGCAGGCTGTTTCTTTGTCATGTCGCTTTGAAGGTACGAACTTTAGTTCGTACGTCAGAATTCCCTTCCAATGGCTTTAGCCTCGGAGGGTGCGTCAGCCGGCCGCAGCGAGCCCTTACGTCTCCAGCGGCTTGAACACATGGCTCCCATCCGCCGCCATGCGCACTGCTCCGCTGCCAATCTCATACACCCAGCCGGATAGCGTCAGCTCCCCCGCCGCCATCGCCGCTGCGACTGAAGGATGCGTCTTCAGATGTCCTAGCTGCTGCAGCACATTTTGTTCGGTCAGCTCCTGCACCAGGTCGCGCTCAGGCATCCGCTCATGCAGCGTCTCCGCCACGCTCAACGCCGCGTGGGCGTTCTTCAGCCAGTTCCTCACCGAGGGCATCTTGGCCACGCTCTCCGGGTCCATCAGCGCCTTCATCGCACCGCAGTCGCTATGCCCGCATATAGCAATGTGCTTCACGCCCAGCCCGCCCACCGCAAACTCGATCACCGCGCTCACGCCGCCCAGCATCTCGCCATACGCCGGCACCATGTTCCCGATGTTGCGGGTCACAAACACCTCGCCCGGCCCCGTGCTTGTGATCTCGTTCGGGTCAATCCGCGAGTCCGCGCACGTAATAAACAGCGTATGCGGCTTCTGCGGCTCACTTGCTGCCTGCGCATACATCTCCGCACGCTGCGGATACACCTGCGTCTGAAACCGCCGCACCCCGGCCTTCAGTTGCTCCAGAACCTCATCCGCCATGCGTCTTTGCCTCTTCTACTCACTACTGTCTGTATTTGATGTTGCAGCCGATGCTGTTCTTCTGCTCCGCTGAGGGCTTCTCGCCTGCCACCACGGCATCCATCGCCGCGCGCAGGTCCTTGCCCGTCACCGGAACATCGTTGCCGAAGTCGCCGCGCCGCGGACGGCTCTCATCCAGCTGCCCGCGATACACCAGCCGCAGCTCCTCGTCGTTTGGAGACCGGCCGAACAGAAAGAAATCCGGCGTACACGCCGCCTCATACGCCCGCGCAATCTCCTGCGTCTCATCCAGCAGGTAAGGGAAGGGCCAGCCATTTTTCTCCGCCTGCTCCCGCATAAACTCCGGCCCATCTTGCGGATACTCGCCCAGGTCATTCGAATTGATCGCCACCACCCCGATCTTGCCCGAGTAGTCCCGCCCAATCTTCCCCAACTCCGCCTCCACATACTTCACATACGGGCAGTGCGGGCACACAAACATCACCAGCAACCCCTTCATGCCCTGGGCCGCATCGTCCCGCCCAACCGCTTTGCCCATTACCACATCGGTCAGCTCAAACGCCGGAGCCACCGTCCCCAACTCCACCATCATCGACTCAGTCCGCGACATAGCCCACACCTCCCAAGCTCTCCCATCATAACCAGCCAGCCCCTGAACACCCACTCTGCCTATACACTCCATAGAACAGGCCACCAGAGCAAAAGTGCCCTGCCAGAAAACAGGTTCCACTCCTAACCCTTTATGGCTGCGGATCATAGCCCCAAAACCGGGGGAGGGTCCCACACTCATTCAATGACTCAATCCCCACCATCTCCGGCCCTCTTTCTCGATCGCGACGGCGTCATCAACGAGGAGGTCGGCTACCTCCACAAGCCCGGCCAGGTCCGCTGGGTCCCCGGCATCTTCGACCTCTGCCGCTCGGCAAAGGATCTCGGCTACAAACTCGTCGTCGTCACGAATCAGGCCGGAATCGGCCGCGGCCTCTACACCCAGGCGGACTTCGACACCCTCACCAGCTGGATGATGAACCAGTTCGCCGACCGCGATATCCCACTCGCAGGTGTTTACTGCTGCCCTTTTCACCCCGAGCACGGCCTCGGTGTCTACAAACGGGAACACGAGGACCGCAAGCCCAATCCGGGAATGATCCTCCGCGCCGCCCGCGATCTGGACCTCGACCTCACCCGCTCCATCCTCATCGGCGACCGCTGCTCCGACATCGCCGCAGCCCGTGCCGCCGGCCTGTCCAAAGCCTTCCTCCTTGCCGGCACCGAATCGGCCCCATGTCCTCACCCCCACACCCCGGTGAGCTCACTCACCGCTATCGCGGGTCGCCTGTCTATGCCCTCTTGTCTAAACAGTTCCCTAAATTCCTCGGAACGGCCGCAACGTGAAGTGGATAATGGGTTTTAGCGTCATGAAGGAGGCTTCCCCCGGGCTGGGCAGCCCTATCGCGAGATCACGCATCAAACCGGCCAGTTGGCACAATTTTGATTCCGCTCGGGCAAGCTCTCGCAATGTACGTGGAGGGGGGGATGATTCCACCCTGGGATCATCCCGGGCGTTAACCTAAACTGACTCTAACGGCCAGTACGGGCACGAAACTCGGCCAACACTGAACGCATTGAAAAACTATAGATCAAACAGATTTTGTGGCTTCCCTCAGGTACTCTCTAGACCAGTGTCTTTTTACTTCTCACTGGTGCTAAAGGGGTAACATATGTGGAGCATACCGAAGCTGCTCTGCTGACGAGCCTCTCCACCCTGTTCCAGGGTGTAGGCTGTTTATCTTTCCTGTCCCGGCTGTTTGGGACTCCGGAAGGTGCGGAACACGGATACGGTACATGTCTCACAGAAAGCTAGC carries:
- the hisI gene encoding phosphoribosyl-AMP cyclohydrolase, with the protein product MEVPKIDFAKDNGLVAGIVQDAASGQVLMLGFLNEESYQKTTETGFVTFWSRTRGKLWMKGETSGNRLRVVEAATDCDNDALLFKVVVEGDGLVCHEGTVSCFTKPIDTRS
- a CDS encoding carbonic anhydrase; protein product: MADEVLEQLKAGVRRFQTQVYPQRAEMYAQAASEPQKPHTLFITCADSRIDPNEITSTGPGEVFVTRNIGNMVPAYGEMLGGVSAVIEFAVGGLGVKHIAICGHSDCGAMKALMDPESVAKMPSVRNWLKNAHAALSVAETLHERMPERDLVQELTEQNVLQQLGHLKTHPSVAAAMAAGELTLSGWVYEIGSGAVRMAADGSHVFKPLET
- a CDS encoding thioredoxin family protein, translated to MSRTESMMVELGTVAPAFELTDVVMGKAVGRDDAAQGMKGLLVMFVCPHCPYVKYVEAELGKIGRDYSGKIGVVAINSNDLGEYPQDGPEFMREQAEKNGWPFPYLLDETQEIARAYEAACTPDFFLFGRSPNDEELRLVYRGQLDESRPRRGDFGNDVPVTGKDLRAAMDAVVAGEKPSAEQKNSIGCNIKYRQ
- a CDS encoding HAD family hydrolase gives rise to the protein MTQSPPSPALFLDRDGVINEEVGYLHKPGQVRWVPGIFDLCRSAKDLGYKLVVVTNQAGIGRGLYTQADFDTLTSWMMNQFADRDIPLAGVYCCPFHPEHGLGVYKREHEDRKPNPGMILRAARDLDLDLTRSILIGDRCSDIAAARAAGLSKAFLLAGTESAPCPHPHTPVSSLTAIAGRLSMPSCLNSSLNSSERPQREVDNGF